One genomic region from Argentina anserina chromosome 2, drPotAnse1.1, whole genome shotgun sequence encodes:
- the LOC126783405 gene encoding putative cyclin-A3-1 — MAFTTVAERPEAPVTRAAAKRRAEAVFVEEKQQLANKKRDVLGDVTGSTANVVSLANSNKRVFAPPQKPKLERLKKAAREDEDPQLCGPYAADIYSYLRRMEVEPKRRPLPDYMEKIQKDSINANMRGVLVDWFVEVQDEYELLPETLHLAVSYVDKYLSMNVVRKSELQLVGVAAIFIASKYEEIDPPNAEELSDITENTYSKKQLIKMEADILLSLKFEMGNPNVRTFLRKFIDLAQESYYKTPNMQFEYLIYYLTDLCLVDYKLVKFLPSTIAASAVFLARVITNKKMNPWCPALQEYTGYKAADLRECVHIIHDLYLGRRGGSLVAVRDKYKQPKFKYVAKMDCPSQLPQSLFGDLKA; from the exons ATGGCTTTTACCACAGTGGCTGAGAGACCCGAAGCTCCGGTCACTCGCGCCGCTGCGAAGCGTAGAGCCGAGGCCGTTTTCGTCGAGGAGAAGCAGCAGCTGGCCAACAAGAAGAGGGATGTTCTTGGTGACGTCACCGGAAGTACGGCGAACGTTGTTTCCTTGGCCAATAGCAATAAGAGGGTCTTCGCGCCGCCGCAGAAACCCAAATTGGAAAGGCTGAAGAAGGCGGCCCGTGAGGATGAAGACCCTCAGCTTTGTGGTCCCTACGCTGCCGATATCTACTCCTATCTCCGCCGTATGGAG GTGGAACCAAAGAGAAGGCCATTGCCTGATTACATGGAGAAGATCCAGAAGGATTCGATCAATGCGAATATGAGAGGTGTTCTTGTGGATTGGTTTGTGGAGGTTCAAGATGAATATGAACTCCTTCCGGAGACTCTTCATCTTGCTGTGTCTTATGTTGATAAGTATCTGTCAATGAATGTGGTGCGAAAGAGTGAGCTGCAGTTAGTTGGGGTGGCCGCGATCTTCATTGCCTC GAAGTATGAAGAGATTGATCCGCCGAATGCAGAAGAGCTTTCTGACATTACCGAAAACACATACAGTAAAAAGCAG CTGATCAAGATGGAGGCTGATATACTCCTATCTCTGAAATTTGAAATGGGAAATCCCAATGTTCGTACATTCTTGAG AAAATTCATTGACCTTGCTCAAGAGAGTTACTACAAA ACTCCTAATATGCAGTTTGAGTATTTGATTTACTACCTCACAGATCTATGTTTGGTAGATTACAAACTTGTGAAGTTCTTGCCTTCTACAATTGCTGCATCAGCTGTTTTTCTTGCGAGAGTTATTactaataaaaaaatgaatccTTGG TGTCCAGCACTGCAAGAATACACTGGTTATAAGGCAGCTGATTTGAGAGAATGTGTTCATATCATCCATGACTTGTACTTGGGTAGACGTGGTGGATCATTGGTAGCTGTAAGAGATAAATACAAGCAGCCCAAG TTCAAATATGTGGCAAAAATGGATTGCCCTTCACAGTTACCACAATCCTTGTTTGGAGATTTAAAAGCATGA
- the LOC126782928 gene encoding WD40 repeat-containing protein HOS15-like has product MISINSAELNYLIFRYLHESGFTHSAYAFGFEAGINKSTVDGNLVPPAALVTFVQKGLQFLELEADLGNSSDADMEDDFSFLQPLDFITKDAYQLQKIVKEKKDRMNAANTESKKESERGVEEERNEEEEEEEEEENGGDKADKDGEKEVGKEKEEVNLDHIEMEKLQPEENGTGGGVEPMETSPSTSSVPGEIPTSDVIVLEGHTSEVFACAWSPTGSLLASGSGDSTARIWTIAAGSCRSSMQNEPAHVSVLKHFKGRANEKSKDVTTLDWNDDGTLLATGSYDGQARIWGRDGELRSTLIRHRGPIFSLKWNKEGDYLLSGSVDKTAIVWDVKTGEWKQQFEFHSAPTLDVDWRDNTSFATCSTDGTIHVCKVGENQPIKTFLGHQGEVNAIKWDPTGLLLASCSDDHTAKIWSIKQDKCLHDLKEHVKEIYTIRWSPSGPGSHNPNQQLLLASASFDSCVKLWDVELGTVIYSLYGHRDPVYSVAFSPNGEYLASGSMDKSMHIWSVKEGKLLKTYTGNGGIFEVCWNKDGDKIAACFANNHVCVVDFRM; this is encoded by the exons ATGATCTCCATCAACTCCGCCGAATTGAACTACCTCATCTTCCGTTACCTCCACGAATCAG GCTTCACTCATTCAGCTTATGCTTTCGGATTCGAGGCCGGAATCAACAAGAGCACCGTTGACGGTAACCTAGTTCCGCCGGCTGCGCTTGTTACTTTCGTCCAGAAAGGCCTTCAGTTTCTTGAGCTGGAGGCCGACTTAGGCAACAGT AGTGATGCGGACATGGAGGATGACTTTTCGTTCCTGCAACCGTTGGATTTCATCACAAAAGATGCGTATCAGTTGCAGAAAATtgtgaaggagaagaaggataGGATGAATGCTGCTAACACTGAGTCGAAGAAGGAAAGCGAAAGGGGAGTAGAGGAGGAgagaaatgaagaagaagaagaagaagaagaagaagagaatggaGGTGATAAAGCGGACAAGGATGGGGAAAAGGAAgttggaaaagagaaggaggaggTGAATCTGGATCACATTGAAATGGAGAAGTTGCAGCCTGAAGAAAATGGAACCGGTGGAG GGGTGGAGCCAATGGAGACCTCGCCAAGCACATCATCCGTGCCTGGTGAAATTCCTACTAGTGATGTCATAGTTCTAGAAGGGCATACCTCAGAG GTATTTGCTTGTGCGTGGAGTCCAACAGGTTCACTTCTTGCATCGGG TTCTGGAGATTCAACTGCTCGAATTTGGACTATTGCCGCTGGAAGTTGTAGATCTAGCATGCAAAATGAACCTGCACATGTCTCAGTGTTAAAGCATTTTAAAGGGAGAGCCAACGAGAAAAGCAAGGATGTGACTACACTTGATTGGAAT GATGATGGAACGTTGCTGGCAACAGGTTCCTATGATGGGCAAGCAAGAATATGGGGTAGAGACG GAGAGTTAAGGTCTACTTTGATCAGACATAGAGGGCCAATCTTTTCTCTGAAGTGGAACAAAGAAGGTGATTATCTTCTGAGTGGAAGTGTTGATAAAACTGCAATTGTGTGGGACGTAAAGACTGGCGAATGGAAGCAACAGTTTGAATTTCATTCAG CTCCAACTCTGGATGTTGATTGGCGAGACAATACTTCTTTTGCAACATGCTCTACCGATGGTACAATACATGTTTGTAAGGTTGGAGAGAACCAACCAATCAAAACTTTCTTAGGCCATCAG GGTGAAGTTAATGCTATTAAGTGGGATCCGACTGGCTTGTTATTGGCTTCTTGTTCTGATGATCATACAGCAAAG atatggaGTATAAAACAAGACAAATGTTTGCATGATTTGAAGGAACATGTTAAG GAGATATATACCATCCGGTGGAGTCCTTCAGGACCTGGCTCACATAATCCAAATCAACAATTACTATTAGCAAG TGCTTCTTTCGATTCATGTGTAAAACTCTGGGATGTGGAATTAGGGACGGTTATTTACAGCTTATATGGCCACAG GGATCCCGTATACTCTGTTGCATTCAGCCCTAATGGTGAGTACTTGGCCAGTGGATCTATGGACAAATCCATGCACATATGGTCTGTGAAGGAAGGTAAACTCCTAAAAACATACACCGGAAATGGTGGAATATTCGAAGTTTGTTGGAACAAAGACGGTGATAAGATAGCTGCTTGTTTTGCCAACAACCATGTATGTGTTGTGGATTTCCGTATGTAG
- the LOC126782298 gene encoding cytochrome P450 81Q32-like: METSIYFYIWLSIVFLFLLKKYLQKTNKRLPPSPSLSFPIIGHLYLFKKPLHRTLAKLSEKYGPVLYLKLGSRPVLVVSSPSAVEECFTKNDVSFADRPKLLAGKHLGYNYTTVIWASYGSHWRNMRRIATIELLSSGRVQMFHGIRADEVRSLICRLFRWSNGDESRRLDMKSMFFELTLNVMMRVIAGRRYYGEDVGESNEAKIFQQIVKESVLLTGTSIGDFLPVLKYVGSGGLEKKLVKLQEKRDKFMQHLIEEHREVQSGSVSEKKSKSMVEVLLSLQANEPEYYTDEIIKGMMQVMLSAGTDTSAGTMEWALSLLLNNPEALAKAQKEIDTKIGQIRLIEESDIANLPYLHCIITETLRLYPVVPLLFPHESSEDCTVGGFNVPCGTMLLVNAWAIHHDPKLWDQPEKFKPERFQNALVERDVYMYFPFGTGRRGCPGEGLANRIIGLTLGSVIQCFEWERISEEMVDMTEGSSIALPKTHPLLAKCRPRPTMMSLLSQL, encoded by the exons ATGGAAACTTCAATCTACTTCTACATTTGGCTCTCCATTGTCTTCTTGTTCCTCCTCAAGAAGTATCTGCAGAAAACTAACAAAAGACTCCCACCAAGCCCTTCTCTTTCATTTCCCATTATAGGCCATCTCTACCTCTTTAAGAAGCCTCTCCACagaactcttgcaaaactatctGAAAAATATGGTCCAGTTTTATACCTCAAACTTGGATCCCGCCCTGTTCTTGTTGTGTCCTCTCCATCTGCTGTTGAGGAATGCTTCACCAAAAATGACGTGTCTTTCGCAGACCGCCCAAAGCTGCTTGCGGGAAAACACCTTGGATATAACTACACCACGGTTATTTGGGCCTCCTATGGCTCTCACTGGCGCAACATGAGACGCATAGCTACCATTGAGCTACTGTCATCCGGCCGTGTTCAGATGTTTCATGGCATACGTGCAGATGAAGTCAGGTCATTAATTTGCAGGCTTTTTCGATGGTCTAATGGTGATGAATCACGGAGATTAGATATGAAGTCAATGTTTTTCGAGCTTACTCTAAATGTTATGATGAGGGTGATTGCTGGGAGGAGATACTATGGAGAAGACGTTGGAGAATCGAATGAAGCTAAGATATTTCAACAGATTGTAAAAGAGAGTGTTCTATTGACTGGGACTAGCATTGGAGATTTCTTGCCAGTTTTGAAGTACGTTGGATCTGGTGGACTTGAGAAAAAGCTGGTGAAATTGCAAGAGAAGAGGGATAAGTTCATGCAACATCTGATTGAAGAACACAGAGAGGTGCAGAGTGGTTCTGTTTCTGAAAAGAAGAGCAAGAGCATGGTGGAAGTCTTGTTATCACTGCAAGCAAATGAACCTGAATATTACACTGATGAAATCATAAAAGGCATGATGCAA GTCATGTTATCAGCAGGAACTGACACCTCAGCTGGAACCATGGAATGGGCTCTATCATTATTACTCAACAATCCAGAAGCCCTTGCAAAAGCACAGAAAGAAATTGATACGAAAATTGGGCAAATCAGGCTAATTGAGGAATCAGACATTGCTAATCTCCCCTATCTCCATTGCATCATAACTGAGACACTCAGACTGTACCCAGTTGTCCCACTTCTGTTCCCACATGAGTCATCTGAGGACTGCACCGTGGGAGGCTTCAACGTTCCCTGTGGTACGATGCTGTTGGTGAATGCATGGGCTATACATCATGATCCTAAGTTGTGGGATCAGCCTGAAAAATTTAAGCCAGAGAGGTTCCAAAATGCACTAGTAGAAAGAGATGTCTACATGTACTTCCCATTTGGGACTGGAAGGAGAGGCTGTCCTGGGGAAGGCTTAGCCAACCGGATAATAGGGCTGACGTTAGGGTCAGTCATTCAGTGTTTCGAGTGGGAGAGAATTAGTGAGGAGATGGTGGACATGACTGAAGGGAGTAGCATTGCATTGCCTAAAACTCACCCTTTGCTAGCAAAATGCAGGCCACGCCCAACGATGATGTCCTTACTTTCTCAACTCTAA
- the LOC126782854 gene encoding G2/mitotic-specific cyclin C13-1-like, with amino-acid sequence MSSFTMAENRAAAKRRAVAALAEEHQLATKKRAVLGDLTNLADAVVLASENPKPKCEKRSAVSAVPESDNEDPQLCGAYASDIYAYLRRLEVEPKRRPLPDYMERIQRDAISATMRGILVDWLVDVADEFKFLPDTLYLCVSYVDKYLSMNVIDKQKLQLLGVASMFIASKYEEINPPNADELSDMTENTYTKMEVIKMEADILKSLKFEMGNPTVRTFLRKFTDAAHGTDKTPNLQFEFLVSYLGELSLLDYKCVKFLPSLVASSVIFLARLMRSNVNPWCSTLQQCTGYKAADLKDCVLVLHDLYLGREGGSLQVVREKYKQHKFKFVANVPCPPELPAPLFDNVNA; translated from the exons ATGTCTTCTTTTACCATGGCCGAGAATCGCGCGGCGGCCAAGAGGAGGGCGGTGGCGGCCTTGGCCGAGGAGCACCAGCTGGCCACTAAGAAGCGCGCGGTTCTCGGAGATCTCACCAACTTGGCAGACGCCGTCGTTTTGGCCTctgaaaaccctaaacccaaatGTGAAAAACGGAGTGCTGTTAGTGCTGTGCCGGAGAGTGACAATGAAGACCCACAGCTTTGTGGTGCTTATGCTTCTGATATCTATGCCTATCTCCGCAGATTGGAG GTGGAACCAAAGAGAAGGCCATTGCCTGATTACATGGAGAGAATTCAGAGGGATGCTATTAGTGCTACTATGAGAGGGATTCTTGTGGATTGGTTGGTGGATGTTGCCGACGAATTTAAGTTTCTTCCAGACACTCTTTATCTATGTGTTTCCTATGTTGATAAGTATCTGTCGATGAATGTGATCGACAAGCAGAAGCTTCAGTTATTGGGAGTTGCTTCGATGTTCATTGCCTC GAAGTATGAAGAGATTAATCCTCCAAATGCGGATGAGCTTAGTGACATGACAGAAAATACATACACCAAAATGGAG GTGATCAAGATGGAGGCTGATATCCTCAAGTCTCTCAAATTCGAAATGGGGAATCCTACTGTTAGGACCTTCTTAAG AAAGTTTACTGATGCTGCTCATGGGACAGATAAA ACTCCCAATTTGCAGTTTGAGTTCTTGGTTTCCTACCTTGGAGAGCTAAGTTTGTTGGATTATAAATGTGTGAAGTTCTTGCCTTCTCTGGTAGCTTCATCAGTTATTTTCCTTGCAAGATTAATGAGATCAAATGTGAACCCTTGG TGTTCAACATTGCAACAATGCACTGGGTACAAAGCAGCTGATTTGAAAGATTGTGTTCTTGTCCTTCATGACTTGTACTTGGGTAGAGAAGGAGGATCGTTACAAGTTGTGCGAGAGAAATACAAACAACATAAG TTCAAGTTCGTGGCAAATGTTCCCTGCCCCCCAGAGCTACCAGCTCCTCTGTTTGATAATGTGAATGCATGA
- the LOC126782830 gene encoding putative cyclin-A3-1 has translation MEEKENCVRVTRAMKRKAEEAAASIERTPTKERVVLGELPRLQNAGAPLIEPEPQKRKSRTKSRAAKKARTIIPELLPPKTEEVETTPSDPQMCEPYARDIYDYLHNLEVDPNRRPLPDYLAKIQKDITANMRGVLVDWLVEVAEEYKLLSDTLYLTVSYVDRFLSFNSLNRKMLQLLGVSSMLVASKYEEITPPHVEELCYITDNTYTKEEVCKMEADILKVLKFELGSPTIKTILRRFNRVAEEGKDPDLNFEFLGYYLAELSLLDYNCVKFLPSLVAASVVFLTRFIIHPRIYPWTSSLQQYAGYKPSELKECVLIIHDLYLGRRGGSLQAIREKYKRHKFKCVAVMPSPPEVPAYFFEDLIE, from the exons ATGGAGGAGAAAGAGAACTGCGTCCGCGTCACCCGCGCCATGAAGCGGAAGGCCGAAGAAGCCGCCGCCTCTATCGAGCGAACGCCGACCAAGGAGCGCGTCGTGCTGGGCGAGCTCCCCCGTCTCCAAAACGCCGGCGCGCCGCTCATTGAGCCTGAGCCGCAGAAGCGGAAATCCAGGACGAAATCCCGGGCCGCAAAAAAAGCGCGGACAATCATTCCGGAACTCCTGCCGCCGAAGACGGAGGAGGTCGAAACGACGCCGTCGGATCCCCAAATGTGCGAGCCATATGCTCGTGACATATACGACTATCTTCACAACCTGGAG GTGGATCCAAATAGAAGGCCTTTGCCTGATTACTTGGCAAAGATTCAGAAGGACATTACTGCTAATATGAGAGGAGTCTTGGTGGACTGGTTGGTGGAAGTTGCAGAGGAGTACAAGCTGCTTTCAGATACTCTCTACCTTACCGTTTCGTATGTCGATAGGTTCCTGTCCTTCAATTCTCTCAACCGGAAAATGCTTCAGTTACTTGGTGTTTCTTCGATGCTTGTTGCTTC GAAGTATGAGGAGATCACACCTCCACATGTGGAGGAATTGTGTTACATAACAGATAATACATATACTAAGGAAGAA GTGTGCAAAATGGAGGCTGATATACTTAAGGTCTTGAAATTTGAATTGGGCAGTCCGACAATAAAGACGATTTTAAG GAGATTCAATAGGGTTGCTGAAGAGGGCAAA GACCCTGatttgaattttgagtttCTAGGCTACTACCTTGCAGAGCTGAGCTTGCTAGACTACAATTGTGTCAAATTTTTGCCATCTTTGGTGGCTGCGTCTGTTGTATTTCTTACTAGATTTATCATCCATCCAAGGATATATCCATGG ACTTCATCGCTGCAACAATATGCAGGATACAAACCATCTGAGTTGAAGGAATGTGTCCTTATCATACATGACTTGTATTTGGGTAGAAGAGGAGGGTCTTTGCAAGCTATAAGAGAAAAGTACAAACGGCATAAG TTCAAATGCGTGGCAGTGATGCCTTCTCCTCCAGAGGTACCCGCATACTTCTTTGAAGATCTTATAGAATGA
- the LOC126782968 gene encoding cytochrome P450 81Q32-like, whose amino-acid sequence MEEFIWLCTSLAFFLIVFACKFITQNPKKILPPSPPSIPIIGHLHLLRNKKEPLHRTFHNLAQKYGPVLFLRLGYRNLLVVSSPSAVEECFIKNDVVFANRPRSLAGKHLNYNYKSLIWAPYGDYWRTLRRLTTLELFSTKQLSMLVEFRKEEVHVFLKELVRDCGTDSWTKVELRHRLKKLSFNVLMQMIGGKRYYSEDEADQEARRFRELMKELLQIHGLSNLNDFFPVLQLVDFQGVEKRMMELMKKMDGFFQSLIDQQRRTRSDGDCIETKPTLIDIMLSLQQQDPEFYTDETMKGVITTILRAGTESASTAVEWTMALLLNHPNEMDKARAEIEANVGQERLLDEADLPRLEYMQKIYTESMRLFPPAPLLVPHESSEECTISGFHVPRGTQLLVNAWSIHRDPDLWESSTKFMPERFDSGKSHEGFKMIPFGVGRRACSGAPLGKRLMGMVLGALIQCFEWERIDGEVIDMAEGLFQSMSKAEPFKALCKPRPYAII is encoded by the exons ATGGAAGAATTTATCTGGCTATGCACGAGCTTAGCTTTCTTCCTCATTGTGTTTGCCTGTAAGTTCATCACacaaaaccctaaaaaaaTACTACCACCGAGCCCACCTTCAATCCCTATCATAGGACATCTCCACTTGCTCAGAAACAAGAAAGAACCTCTTCACCGAACTTTCCATAATCTCGCTCAAAAATACGGCCCCGTTCTGTTTCTCCGGCTGGGGTATCGTAACCTGCTTGTAGTCTCCTCACCATCTGCGGTCGAAGAATGCTTCATCAAGAATGACGTCGTATTCGCCAACCGTCCGCGGTCGCTTGCCGGAAAGCACTTGAACTACAACTACAAGTCGTTAATATGGGCACCTTATGGTGATTATTGGCGCACCCTCCGACGCCTGACCACCTTGGAGCTCTTCTCGACAAAGCAGCTCAGCATGCTCGTCGAGTTTCGAAAGGAGGAGGTTCATGTTTTTCTGAAGGAGCTGGTAAGAGATTGTGGCACTGACTCATGGACAAAGGTGGAGTTGAGACACCGACTAAAAAAACTCAGTTTCAACGTCCTGATGCAAATGATAGGAGGGAAGAGGTATTATAGTGAAGATGAGGCGGACCAGGAGGCAAGGCGGTTTAGGGAGTTGATGAaggagttgttgcagattcaTGGGCTATCAAATCTTAATGACTTTTTCCCGGTTCTACAGTTGGTGGATTTTCAAGGTGtggagaagaggatgatggagttgatgaagaagatggaTGGATTTTTTCAAAGCTTGATCGACCAGCAAAGAAGGACGAGAAGTGATGGGGATTGTATCGAGACAAAGCCTACGTTGATCGATATTATGCTCTCTTTGCAACAGCAAGATCCTGAGTTCTATACTGACGAAACCATGAAAGGTGTTATCACT ACAATACTACGTGCCGGAACTGAATCAGCATCCACGGCCGTTGAATGGACAATGGCACTCCTTCTCAACCATCCAAACGAAATGGACAAGGCCCGAGCTGAAATCGAAGCTAATGTTGGACAAGAACGACTGTTAGATGAAGCAGATTTGCCGAGACTAGAATACATGCAGAAAATATACACAGAGTCGATGAGGTTATTTCCACCAGCTCCACTTCTTGTGCCGCACGAATCCTCCGAGGAATGCACAATCAGTGGTTTCCATGTACCCCGCGGTACGCAGCTTTTGGTAAACGCTTGGAGCATTCATAGAGATCCAGACCTGTGGGAGTCTTCAACCAAATTTATGCCTGAGCGATTTGATAGCGGAAAGAGTCACGAAGGATTTAAGATGATTCCTTTCGGCGTTGGGAGAAGAGCTTGTTCTGGAGCTCCATTGGGAAAAAGACTGATGGGGATGGTGTTGGGAGCCTTGATTCAATGTTTTGAATGG